From a region of the Pseudomonas fulva 12-X genome:
- the mpl gene encoding UDP-N-acetylmuramate:L-alanyl-gamma-D-glutamyl-meso-diaminopimelate ligase, translating into MHIHILGICGTFMGSLAVLAKELGHRVTGSDANVYPPMSTQLEAQGIELMQGYDPAHLQPAPDLVVVGNAMSRGNPAVEYVLNKGLPYVSGPQWLADHVLQGRWVMAVAGTHGKTSSSSMLAWVLEHAGMAPGFLIGGVPQNFGISARLGDTPFFVVEADEYDSAFFDKRSKFVHYRPRTAILNNLEFDHADIFPDLVAIERQFHHLVRIIPSEGLVIHPASETALARVIQMGCWTPVQTTGEGGQWQARLLSADGSRFEVSFDGKVEGVVDWQLTGQHNVANALAVLAAARHVGVVPALGIKALGKFINAKRRMEKVAEVKGVTVYDDFAHHPTAIATTLDGLRKRVGDEQVIAIIEPRSNSMKLGAHRDGLAESAVQADAVFWYAPPNLGWDLAATVAGATNPTQVCDSLEAIIDGVKARVRPGTQVVIMSNGGFGGLHGKLAKALS; encoded by the coding sequence ATGCATATCCACATTCTCGGCATCTGCGGCACCTTCATGGGCTCGCTCGCGGTGCTGGCCAAGGAGCTGGGCCATCGCGTCACCGGCTCCGATGCCAACGTCTACCCGCCGATGAGCACCCAGCTCGAAGCCCAGGGCATCGAGCTGATGCAGGGCTATGACCCGGCGCACCTGCAGCCGGCGCCCGATCTGGTGGTGGTCGGTAATGCCATGAGCCGTGGCAACCCAGCAGTGGAGTACGTGCTCAACAAGGGCCTGCCCTATGTATCCGGCCCGCAGTGGCTGGCCGACCACGTGCTGCAGGGCCGCTGGGTGATGGCGGTGGCCGGCACCCACGGCAAGACCAGCAGCTCGAGCATGCTGGCCTGGGTGCTTGAGCACGCTGGCATGGCGCCGGGCTTTCTGATCGGCGGCGTGCCGCAGAACTTCGGGATTTCCGCACGCCTGGGCGACACGCCGTTCTTCGTGGTCGAGGCCGACGAGTACGACAGCGCCTTCTTCGACAAGCGCAGCAAGTTCGTGCACTACCGCCCGCGCACCGCGATCCTCAACAACCTGGAATTCGACCACGCGGACATCTTCCCGGACCTGGTCGCCATCGAACGGCAGTTCCACCACCTGGTGCGCATCATCCCCAGCGAAGGCCTGGTCATTCATCCGGCCAGCGAAACCGCTCTGGCGCGGGTAATCCAGATGGGCTGCTGGACGCCCGTACAGACCACCGGTGAAGGCGGGCAATGGCAGGCGCGCCTGCTCAGCGCCGATGGCTCGCGCTTCGAGGTGAGCTTCGACGGCAAGGTCGAAGGCGTGGTGGACTGGCAGTTGACCGGCCAGCACAACGTCGCCAACGCCCTGGCCGTGCTGGCGGCAGCGCGCCATGTCGGCGTGGTACCGGCGCTGGGCATCAAGGCGCTGGGCAAATTCATCAATGCCAAGCGGCGCATGGAAAAGGTCGCCGAGGTGAAGGGCGTGACCGTCTATGACGACTTCGCCCACCACCCGACCGCCATCGCCACCACCCTCGACGGCCTGCGCAAGCGGGTCGGCGACGAACAGGTCATCGCGATCATCGAGCCGCGTTCCAACTCCATGAAGCTCGGCGCCCATCGCGACGGCCTGGCCGAGTCAGCGGTGCAGGCCGATGCGGTGTTCTGGTACGCGCCGCCGAACCTTGGCTGGGACCTGGCGGCCACCGTTGCCGGCGCCACCAATCCCACCCAGGTGTGCGATTCCCTGGAAGCCATCATCGACGGTGTGAAGGCGCGGGTACGCCCCGGCACCCAGGTGGTGATCATGAGCAACGGTGGTTTTGGCGGCTTGCACGGCAAGCTGGCCAAGGCGCTTTCATAA